A window of Candidatus Saccharimonadales bacterium contains these coding sequences:
- a CDS encoding peptidoglycan bridge formation glycyltransferase FemA/FemB family protein, which produces MASDKSIVMGQQIMEYRKIDEQMYTNVVQSHPQIVFPVEQSPEWGRFQDHIPDRTYIGTYLINDGQKQLATASLLHFKMKGYGYVWINNGPTLLTEKVSGHELASLVATLKQLVNREVNQSSLFIRLSLPAKEGGVRPAYSKSLLERTTVVDLTQDFDTILASMSQGARRGMRKAQKAGITIREVPTHEASSHFEPYHAIMRETAARDQFFAHPIATYTSMLGDLGEHVRFYAAFQNDTPIAWAIVTIYGRHGTYYYGASNEAARQESAPYLLHIEIMRALKDDGVVSYDFLGIGSPNYPGLQGVTEFKLRFGGEVKSYQPTYDLPLKMGLYRAWKLAEKTKHRLRNH; this is translated from the coding sequence ATGGCAAGTGACAAAAGCATAGTGATGGGCCAACAGATTATGGAATATCGCAAAATAGATGAACAAATGTATACAAATGTTGTTCAATCTCATCCTCAGATAGTCTTCCCTGTCGAACAGTCGCCAGAATGGGGCCGATTTCAAGACCATATACCTGACCGGACATACATCGGAACGTACCTTATAAACGATGGCCAGAAGCAGTTAGCTACAGCCTCTTTACTCCACTTTAAGATGAAGGGGTACGGCTACGTCTGGATCAATAATGGCCCGACATTGCTGACCGAAAAAGTATCGGGCCACGAGCTAGCCTCACTGGTTGCTACTCTTAAGCAGCTGGTCAATCGCGAGGTCAACCAGTCATCTCTCTTTATCCGCCTTAGCTTGCCGGCAAAAGAAGGCGGCGTTAGGCCAGCTTACTCAAAGTCACTCCTCGAGCGAACGACAGTCGTCGATCTTACCCAAGATTTCGATACGATACTTGCCAGTATGTCCCAAGGCGCCCGGCGAGGGATGAGAAAAGCCCAGAAAGCGGGTATTACGATCCGTGAAGTACCTACTCACGAGGCAAGCTCTCATTTTGAACCGTACCACGCAATCATGAGAGAAACCGCGGCCCGAGACCAGTTTTTCGCCCACCCTATTGCCACATACACTTCTATGCTCGGAGATCTTGGTGAACACGTTCGTTTTTACGCAGCTTTTCAGAATGATACCCCAATTGCTTGGGCTATCGTTACTATCTACGGACGTCACGGTACATACTACTACGGAGCGAGTAATGAAGCGGCTCGTCAGGAGAGCGCTCCGTACCTGTTGCATATTGAGATTATGCGAGCTCTCAAAGATGATGGGGTCGTTTCATATGATTTCTTGGGAATAGGTAGCCCTAACTATCCCGGCCTGCAGGGTGTCACCGAATTCAAACTCCGTTTCGGTGGCGAAGTCAAAAGCTATCAGCCGACTTATGACTTACCCCTCAAGATGGGTTTATATCGAGCTTGGAAGTTAGCTGAGAAAACAAAGCACAGACTGCGTAATCACTAA
- a CDS encoding permease-like cell division protein FtsX, with the protein MRRSFITFLRIVHTGAKSLLRNSWLSTAATAIMAVTLTIIVLTFVANMTFNGLIQSFTSKIDVAVYLNDNITPQQLAGFEKELRASPNVASVSYTSKAQALASWEKANSNNLSLQNALSQVSNPLPASIQVTPKDPNQLQSIANIVGEPANLNLQSGEPSYSGVRKQAINRIVSIAHFIRIVGIGASAVFAIISILIIFNTIRMAIFNRRDEIEIMKLIGASKWYIRGPFIVEAALYGVIAGAITLAFTMGLLDTQVPNIATYIPQISSTSHYFSIHRIWIMLAVIGVGMLIGILSSLLATQRYLKMHATPTRRRFLGRRLSATTTRDA; encoded by the coding sequence ATGAGGCGTTCGTTCATCACTTTTCTGAGGATCGTACATACTGGAGCTAAAAGCTTGCTTCGCAACTCGTGGCTTTCAACGGCGGCGACGGCAATCATGGCAGTTACCCTGACAATTATTGTTCTAACATTCGTCGCCAACATGACGTTTAACGGCCTGATCCAATCATTCACCAGCAAGATAGATGTTGCAGTTTATCTCAACGACAACATTACACCTCAGCAGCTGGCAGGCTTCGAGAAGGAACTAAGAGCATCACCCAACGTCGCTTCGGTCTCCTACACCAGTAAGGCTCAGGCTCTGGCATCCTGGGAGAAAGCGAATTCCAACAATCTTAGTCTCCAAAACGCTCTGTCACAGGTTAGCAATCCTCTGCCAGCATCGATCCAAGTAACACCTAAAGATCCGAATCAGCTTCAGAGTATTGCCAATATAGTTGGCGAGCCTGCCAACCTAAATCTCCAGTCAGGAGAACCATCCTATTCGGGTGTACGTAAGCAGGCTATTAACAGAATCGTCTCAATAGCTCACTTCATCAGGATCGTCGGTATAGGGGCAAGTGCGGTTTTTGCTATCATTTCCATCCTGATCATCTTTAATACCATCAGAATGGCCATCTTCAATCGACGCGACGAGATTGAGATCATGAAGCTTATCGGCGCGAGTAAGTGGTATATCCGCGGGCCATTCATCGTCGAAGCTGCACTCTATGGTGTGATTGCGGGTGCTATAACGCTCGCTTTTACCATGGGGCTTCTTGATACGCAGGTGCCTAATATCGCAACGTATATACCGCAGATCAGTAGCACCAGCCACTATTTCTCAATACATCGGATCTGGATCATGCTAGCTGTTATTGGTGTCGGTATGTTGATAGGTATTCTCTCGTCTCTACTAGCTACACAGCGGTATCTAAAGATGCATGCCACACCGACTCGTCGCCGTTTTCTTGGACGCCGGCTGAGTGCGACCACTACTCGAGACGCCTAA
- a CDS encoding 50S ribosomal protein L27, producing the protein MSHVKAAGAARNLSDSPGQRLGVKLFGGQAVKTGQIIVRQVGSTKQAGPGTFLSRNFTIHAAKDGIVQFKRVKSRSYSGKSSFKTLVTVE; encoded by the coding sequence TGTCACACGTAAAGGCTGCGGGTGCAGCCCGAAACTTAAGCGATTCTCCAGGCCAACGTCTCGGCGTTAAGCTATTTGGCGGCCAGGCTGTTAAAACTGGACAGATTATCGTACGACAGGTTGGCTCTACTAAGCAAGCCGGTCCTGGCACTTTTCTTAGCCGAAACTTTACTATCCACGCTGCTAAAGATGGCATTGTCCAGTTCAAGCGAGTTAAAAGTCGTAGCTACAGCGGCAAGAGTTCATTCAAAACACTCGTTACCGTTGAGTAA
- a CDS encoding response regulator has product MDSKKKILLVEDDEALAKVYLARLNVEGFEVEHVSNGEDALSAAIKFKPDLILLDAMMPKITGFDVLDILRNTPETMNIRIVMLTALGQAKDKERAEKLGVDDYLVKSQVVIGDVVDRIKYHLGMK; this is encoded by the coding sequence ATGGATTCAAAGAAGAAGATTCTCTTAGTAGAAGACGACGAAGCACTGGCAAAAGTATATCTTGCCCGTCTTAATGTTGAAGGTTTTGAGGTAGAGCATGTTAGTAACGGAGAGGATGCACTCTCGGCTGCCATCAAGTTCAAGCCAGATCTTATCCTTCTCGATGCTATGATGCCGAAGATCACTGGTTTTGATGTTCTGGACATCCTTCGTAATACCCCTGAGACTATGAATATTCGCATCGTCATGTTGACGGCTCTTGGGCAGGCTAAGGATAAAGAGCGAGCCGAAAAGCTTGGTGTTGACGACTACCTCGTTAAATCACAAGTGGTTATCGGCGACGTTGTTGATCGCATCAAGTACCACTTAGGAATGAAATAA
- a CDS encoding S41 family peptidase — protein sequence MIVSYLIVAIIFFGFGYNAGGKFWFTKSTQNSSLPSQLNYSSVNQLYQLLKSNYDGKLTEQQLVDGMKNGLIQSTNDPYTEYFTASQASSFNNELNGSFSGIGAQLGLRNNNLTIVSPLAGFPAQKAGLQAGDIILSINGVSTTNMNIDVAVNDIRGPKGTTVDLKILRGNQSLDFKIVRQDITVPSVTWSVNNGIGDMVITQFANDTAGLANKAAQDFTNQHVKGIILDLRGDGGGYLQAGVDVASLWLPQGTEIVQERAGSTVLNSLTSTGDDTLHGIPTAVLVDGGTASASEIVSGALRDNNAATLIGSQTFGKGVVQQIFNLTGGSEVKITVAKWYTPNGQNINHQGLTPKIVVPMTTSDVNSGQDPQKARAVEFLQTGR from the coding sequence ATGATCGTTTCCTACTTGATAGTTGCGATCATCTTTTTTGGTTTTGGTTATAATGCCGGCGGGAAGTTCTGGTTTACCAAGTCGACACAGAACAGCAGTCTGCCATCACAGCTTAACTACAGCTCCGTCAATCAGCTTTATCAGCTTCTTAAGAGCAACTATGATGGCAAACTAACTGAACAGCAGCTCGTCGATGGTATGAAGAACGGCCTTATCCAATCGACGAACGATCCTTACACTGAATACTTTACGGCCTCTCAGGCCAGCTCGTTCAATAACGAGCTGAACGGTAGCTTCAGTGGTATTGGGGCCCAACTTGGTTTGCGTAATAACAACCTGACCATTGTTTCGCCACTCGCAGGCTTCCCGGCCCAGAAAGCAGGCCTGCAGGCAGGCGACATCATCCTCTCGATCAACGGGGTGAGTACGACCAACATGAATATTGATGTAGCCGTTAACGATATACGTGGTCCGAAGGGCACGACGGTAGACCTGAAGATCCTGCGCGGTAATCAAAGCCTTGATTTCAAGATTGTTCGTCAAGACATAACGGTGCCGAGTGTTACTTGGAGCGTTAACAATGGCATAGGTGACATGGTTATCACTCAGTTCGCTAATGATACTGCCGGGCTTGCAAACAAAGCCGCACAAGACTTCACCAATCAGCACGTAAAAGGTATTATCCTAGACCTGCGTGGGGATGGTGGAGGTTACTTACAGGCAGGTGTTGATGTAGCCAGCCTCTGGCTGCCACAGGGCACTGAGATCGTTCAAGAGCGTGCTGGCAGCACTGTACTTAATAGTCTTACTTCAACTGGCGATGATACTCTCCATGGCATACCGACGGCAGTGTTGGTTGACGGTGGGACGGCTAGCGCGAGCGAGATCGTCTCTGGTGCACTCCGCGATAATAACGCTGCTACCCTTATTGGCTCACAGACATTCGGTAAAGGTGTCGTCCAACAGATCTTCAATCTGACTGGCGGGAGTGAGGTAAAGATCACAGTTGCCAAATGGTACACACCAAACGGCCAAAACATCAACCATCAAGGCCTTACACCGAAGATAGTGGTGCCTATGACTACGTCTGACGTAAATTCTGGACAGGATCCGCAAAAGGCTCGGGCTGTTGAATTTCTCCAGACTGGTAGGTAA
- the murD gene encoding UDP-N-acetylmuramoyl-L-alanine--D-glutamate ligase, with protein MKLSDLAGKKFAIWGVIREGTIMANVADKAGAIVSLVSDKRGDSTPDELTLESGKKLTVQKGSDALSALLDADIVCKSPGITMHHPFVDKIKAKNIPLTSATKLWLDEYTDKTIAVTGSKGKSTTASLLAHLMERLGFDVQLGGNIGVPLFALPKGHRWYIAELSSHQTYDIDRSPWGAVFTALFPENLDWYTSVEEYYSAKLNLAAHKPHFVVANGDNSELHRRLPAAITARVEWVPSNQLKVDENGAVVFKDAILIPSDKIPLLGRHNQINLCLCLRVLEMLDVDLRENRDRLAKAVAEFAPLAYRLHPISQKTGLRWVDDGLSTSPEATIAALETFPREEVTVLVGGHDRGLDYTSLKKYLSERNQPVTVLTIPDTGDAIAELLMDLPKHTITRCSSLEEAVKKAAEVTPKNGVVLLSPGAASFGRFKDYEARSAAFKKYIDEL; from the coding sequence ATGAAATTGAGTGATCTCGCCGGTAAGAAATTTGCAATCTGGGGAGTGATCCGCGAGGGTACCATCATGGCTAACGTGGCTGATAAAGCTGGGGCTATCGTTAGTCTTGTTTCCGACAAACGAGGGGATTCCACACCGGATGAGCTGACCCTAGAAAGTGGTAAAAAGCTAACTGTCCAGAAGGGGAGTGATGCACTATCCGCTTTGCTTGATGCTGATATTGTCTGCAAATCACCCGGGATTACCATGCATCACCCATTTGTCGACAAGATTAAGGCCAAGAATATTCCGCTTACATCTGCTACCAAGCTGTGGCTTGATGAATATACAGACAAAACAATAGCCGTGACTGGCAGCAAGGGCAAAAGTACAACCGCTAGTCTACTCGCGCATCTTATGGAGCGTCTAGGCTTTGACGTCCAACTCGGCGGCAATATCGGCGTACCTCTCTTTGCGCTACCCAAAGGACATCGCTGGTATATAGCAGAACTTTCCAGCCATCAGACGTACGACATTGACAGATCACCATGGGGTGCCGTCTTTACGGCTCTCTTCCCGGAAAATCTCGACTGGTATACCAGTGTCGAAGAGTACTACAGCGCCAAGCTTAACCTAGCTGCCCATAAGCCACACTTCGTGGTGGCAAACGGAGATAACAGCGAACTACATAGACGACTGCCGGCTGCGATCACGGCACGAGTCGAGTGGGTCCCGTCGAACCAGCTTAAAGTAGATGAGAATGGCGCAGTTGTTTTTAAGGATGCAATACTGATACCTTCAGATAAGATTCCTCTTCTTGGCCGCCACAACCAGATCAATCTCTGCCTCTGTCTTCGTGTGCTTGAGATGCTCGATGTTGATCTGCGGGAAAACAGAGACCGATTGGCCAAAGCGGTAGCCGAGTTCGCACCGCTTGCATACAGGCTACATCCGATCTCACAGAAAACTGGGTTGCGATGGGTTGATGATGGTCTATCGACGAGTCCAGAAGCTACGATCGCAGCCCTAGAAACCTTCCCTAGAGAAGAGGTAACAGTCCTAGTCGGTGGGCATGACAGGGGGCTCGACTATACATCTTTGAAGAAGTATCTGTCGGAACGAAACCAGCCGGTCACAGTCCTTACCATACCTGATACCGGCGATGCGATTGCTGAGCTCTTAATGGATCTACCAAAACATACGATTACGAGATGCTCTTCACTAGAGGAGGCCGTCAAAAAAGCTGCCGAGGTGACACCAAAGAACGGCGTGGTACTTCTTTCGCCAGGGGCGGCAAGCTTTGGACGATTCAAAGACTACGAGGCACGCTCGGCGGCCTTTAAGAAATATATTGACGAGCTTTGA
- the prfB gene encoding peptide chain release factor 2, with product MESVQRQVEELSGKIREAIVTAKIGQLEQEDEQLTKEASDPQFWNDSLRAQEVTRRQVKLKTLIEPLRQLEKDVNDLKELARLGDASMTEELVGQIGELENRYSEMQLAVSLSGQYDDHDAVVELRAGAGGTDAQDWTKMLERMYLRWAQAHKMKTEIVDKSAGEEAGIKSESIVISGQNAYGLLKGEHGVHRLVRLSPFNADHLRQTSFAMVEVLPQIDRPEELPLDEKDLKIDVFRAGGHGGQSVNTTDSAVRVTHVPTGIVVTIQNERSQLQNKETALKILRSRLAQLQLVQHKERIDELKGPNQSAEWGNQIRSYVLHPYTLVKDNRTKHEEHDAQRVLDGDLDPFINSYLTSSTK from the coding sequence GTGGAGAGCGTACAGCGCCAGGTTGAAGAGCTGTCAGGGAAGATTAGGGAAGCCATTGTCACTGCTAAGATTGGTCAGCTAGAGCAAGAGGACGAGCAACTCACTAAAGAGGCCAGTGACCCTCAGTTTTGGAACGACTCACTACGAGCGCAGGAGGTAACGAGACGACAGGTTAAACTGAAGACCCTGATTGAGCCGCTTCGACAGCTTGAAAAGGATGTCAATGATTTGAAGGAGTTGGCCCGGCTTGGTGATGCTTCGATGACCGAAGAGCTCGTAGGCCAAATCGGAGAACTCGAGAACCGATACTCAGAGATGCAACTGGCTGTCAGTCTGTCGGGTCAATACGATGATCACGATGCAGTAGTTGAGCTTAGAGCTGGCGCAGGTGGGACTGATGCTCAGGATTGGACTAAAATGTTAGAGCGTATGTATCTTCGTTGGGCCCAAGCTCATAAGATGAAGACCGAGATAGTTGATAAGTCCGCGGGTGAAGAGGCGGGCATTAAGAGTGAGTCGATCGTTATAAGCGGTCAGAATGCCTATGGTTTATTGAAGGGTGAGCATGGTGTACATCGTTTAGTGCGCCTAAGCCCGTTTAACGCAGACCATCTCAGACAAACCTCGTTTGCTATGGTGGAAGTACTACCACAAATCGACCGCCCTGAAGAGCTACCACTCGATGAAAAGGATCTTAAGATTGACGTCTTTCGGGCCGGTGGCCATGGGGGCCAGTCGGTTAATACAACGGATTCTGCTGTCAGGGTCACTCACGTCCCGACCGGGATTGTTGTCACGATCCAAAATGAGCGTTCCCAACTTCAAAATAAGGAAACTGCCTTAAAGATTCTACGTTCAAGACTGGCGCAACTTCAGCTTGTTCAGCACAAGGAGAGAATCGATGAGTTGAAAGGTCCGAACCAATCTGCGGAGTGGGGGAATCAGATACGTTCGTACGTCCTTCACCCGTACACTTTAGTAAAAGATAACCGCACTAAGCATGAAGAACACGATGCGCAGCGTGTTCTCGATGGTGATCTTGATCCGTTCATTAATAGCTATCTCACGAGCAGCACCAAGTAG
- a CDS encoding CHAP domain-containing protein, giving the protein MLHLLASVKNKPKKSLLNQIRHIRGYGGILLAFVLAFSLPVAVYADQFDTQIQQLQQQQSQAQSQSDQLGQEAGNIQAQIDTLENQIASVQAQIDANTAQYNSLTQQIAAAQAELHKQQGILGADIKAMYLQGQTSTIEMLASSQNLSSFLNQQQYTSVVKDEIVTTMGKIRQLREKLSSQQQQVTILLNQQKQLDATLAGQESQANADLAATNQQKAQFDASVANLSGQIATLRAEQAAALAAAMGSGGSSPVGGVITYTGLSGNVSACGGGYPAVYCNAPHDSLVDQWGLYNRECVSYVAWAEQYEYGHQVPDFNGAGNADQWIGTLAADGDAYADGNPTVGAAVYMPIGGVGHMALVNSVFSQNGQTWVYVSQYNFDMNLSGDYSTMDVEVTPNLQFIHFTH; this is encoded by the coding sequence ATGCTTCACTTGTTAGCAAGCGTAAAAAACAAACCCAAAAAATCTCTTCTCAACCAGATTAGGCACATAAGAGGGTACGGAGGGATACTCTTGGCTTTTGTCCTCGCTTTTTCACTTCCTGTGGCAGTCTATGCAGATCAATTTGATACACAGATCCAACAACTCCAGCAACAACAATCACAGGCTCAGTCCCAATCTGACCAGCTTGGACAAGAAGCGGGTAATATCCAGGCTCAGATAGATACACTAGAGAATCAGATCGCATCAGTGCAGGCTCAGATTGATGCTAATACGGCCCAATATAACAGTCTGACACAGCAGATTGCTGCTGCTCAAGCTGAGCTTCACAAGCAACAGGGGATCCTCGGGGCTGACATCAAGGCGATGTACCTACAAGGTCAAACTTCGACCATCGAGATGCTGGCTTCCAGTCAGAATTTAAGCTCGTTCCTTAATCAACAGCAGTACACCAGCGTTGTTAAAGACGAGATCGTGACAACGATGGGTAAGATTCGCCAACTTAGGGAGAAGCTATCCAGCCAGCAGCAACAAGTAACAATCTTACTCAATCAGCAGAAGCAGCTAGATGCAACATTGGCTGGTCAGGAGTCGCAGGCAAATGCGGACTTGGCAGCGACCAATCAGCAGAAGGCTCAGTTTGATGCAAGTGTCGCCAATCTCTCGGGTCAGATAGCTACGCTACGAGCCGAGCAGGCTGCAGCACTCGCCGCGGCGATGGGCTCGGGTGGCTCAAGCCCTGTCGGCGGAGTCATTACGTATACTGGTCTGAGCGGTAACGTCTCTGCTTGCGGAGGGGGCTACCCAGCCGTCTACTGCAACGCGCCGCATGACTCACTCGTTGACCAATGGGGCCTCTATAACAGAGAGTGCGTCTCCTATGTTGCTTGGGCCGAACAGTATGAATATGGCCATCAGGTCCCTGACTTTAACGGAGCCGGTAATGCTGACCAGTGGATTGGGACTTTAGCTGCCGACGGTGACGCTTATGCCGATGGCAACCCGACTGTTGGAGCAGCAGTGTACATGCCGATCGGTGGTGTCGGCCATATGGCGCTTGTTAATTCGGTATTTTCACAGAACGGTCAGACTTGGGTCTACGTCAGTCAATATAACTTTGATATGAATTTAAGTGGTGACTATAGCACTATGGACGTTGAGGTAACGCCGAATCTCCAGTTCATCCACTTCACGCACTAG
- the ftsE gene encoding cell division ATP-binding protein FtsE: protein MILLDRVTKIYGKNITALNRVSIHIEPREFVIIVGTSGAGKSTFLKLLTREEKPTSGKIVVGGIDYDTLKNREIPLLRRKIGTVFQDFKLLPNRTVFENVAFALEIAGMSNREIKHTVPKVLDLVGLVGKESNFPDELSGGERQRVAIARAVVRQPKILLADEPTGNLDPKHAWDIVRILEKINKYGTTVVLTTHNQDIVNKLKRRVITISHGKVVKDQARGSYTQQ, encoded by the coding sequence GTGATCTTACTAGACCGTGTGACCAAGATATATGGTAAAAACATTACGGCCTTAAATCGAGTAAGCATACATATAGAACCACGCGAATTCGTAATCATAGTGGGGACTAGTGGGGCAGGAAAGTCAACTTTCCTGAAATTGCTTACTCGAGAAGAGAAGCCTACTTCCGGCAAAATCGTTGTCGGCGGTATTGACTATGACACGCTTAAAAACAGAGAGATACCCCTCTTGCGACGCAAGATAGGTACGGTCTTTCAGGACTTTAAGTTGCTACCGAACCGAACGGTCTTCGAGAACGTCGCCTTTGCTCTCGAAATCGCAGGGATGAGCAATCGGGAGATTAAACACACTGTTCCGAAGGTTCTTGATCTCGTCGGTTTGGTTGGTAAGGAGAGTAACTTCCCAGATGAACTCTCTGGTGGTGAGCGACAAAGAGTGGCGATTGCTCGGGCCGTTGTCCGCCAGCCGAAGATTCTGCTAGCAGACGAACCAACAGGTAACCTTGACCCAAAGCATGCTTGGGATATCGTCCGTATTCTCGAGAAGATCAATAAGTATGGGACGACTGTTGTCCTCACTACTCACAATCAGGATATCGTCAACAAACTCAAGAGGCGGGTGATAACCATCAGCCACGGCAAGGTTGTTAAAGACCAAGCTAGGGGGAGTTACACGCAGCAATGA